Proteins co-encoded in one Vigna radiata var. radiata cultivar VC1973A unplaced genomic scaffold, Vradiata_ver6 scaffold_134, whole genome shotgun sequence genomic window:
- the LOC106753599 gene encoding uncharacterized protein LOC106753599 codes for MRKVELNLKSLGGAAAAPTEGKQPSSRRQNRKQGLSFATMAFTSCSIASRFLPPRKNSAIPFHLTTCTAWAFPTILTPRHPPFSLSSTSATCSATPNSNNNATSNSIKNHEKEKEVEVEVEEELPWIQEKALDLVEFTGSVTQAIPGPRVGPTSLPWILAVPLAYATLTFVIAFVKTVKKFSSPKAKRRRLVSKNATLCKSLDDLIQNGRDQITHEALVQIQNKTGFGLEEILRKYIRYSLNEKAFNPDMVADLIQLRRASMLSDSHVAEILNEISRRIVRDKGPIVMDKSGYTEKGFKRKIAVQALFGKVFYLSELPEFCSRDSSLVVKEIFGVTDEDADKLRIHTVSEAGSLDALEKMVDGSDSEDASDDVEAS; via the exons ATGCGGAAAGTAGAATTAAACCTAAAGAGCCTAGGTGGGGCAGCTGCAGCTCCAACAGAGGGGAAACAACCTAGTAGCCGAAGGCAGAACAGAAAACAAGGATTGAGTTTTGCCACAATGGCTTTTACTTCTTGTTCCATTGCTTCTCGGTTTCTCCCTCCCAGAAAAAACTCCGCAATCCCTTTTCACTTAACAACATGCACAGCTTGGGCATTTCCCACTATTCTCACTCCACGACACCCACCGTTTTCGCTTTCTTCAACCTCCGCAACGTGCTCAGCAACGCCAAACTCAAACAACAACGCTACTTCCAATTCCATCAAGAACCatgagaaagagaaggaagtgGAAGTGGAAGTGGAGGAGGAGCTTCCCTGGATTCAGGAGAAGGCTTTGGACCTCGTCGAGTTTACCGGCTCCGTTACCCAAGCCATTCCCGGACCCAGAGTGGGTCCCACCTCCCTCCCTTGGATTCTCGCTGTTCCTCTCGCTTACGCTACTCTCACTTTCGTCATTGCCTTCGTCAAGACCGTCAAAAAGTTCTCTTCTCCCAAAGCAAAACGCCGCAGACTG GTCAGTAAAAACGCCACCTTGTGCAAGTCGTTGGATGATTTAATTCAAAACGGAAGAGACCAAATTACGCACGAAGCTCTCGTCCAAATTCAGAACAAG ACAGGTTTTGGTTTGGAAGAAATTTTGCGCAAGTATATCCGCTATTCTCTAAATGAGAAAGCATTTAATCCTGACATGGTAGCTGATTTAATTCAGCTAAGAAGAGCTTCTATGTTAAGTGATTCACACGTTGCTGAGATTCTGAATGAAATTTCACGACGAATTGTGCGAGACAAAG gCCCTATTGTGATGGATAAGTCAGGTTATACTGAAAAGGGTTTCAAGAGAAAAATAGCTGTCCAGGCCCTTTTTGGAAAGGTCTTCTATCTGTCCGAG CTGCCAGAGTTTTGTTCAAGAGATAGCTCCTTGGTTGTAAAGGAAATCTTCGGTGTTACAGA TGAAGATGCTGACAAACTCAGAATCCACACGGTGTCTGAAGCTGGGAGTCTTGATGCACTTGAGAAGATGGTTGATGGTTCAGATTCAGAGGATGCTAGTGACGACGTCGAGGCCTCTTAG
- the LOC106753561 gene encoding probable uridine nucleosidase 2 — MAPDMEPKKIIIDTDPGIDDAMAIFVALNSPEVEVIGLTTIYGNVYTTLATRNALHLLEVAGRTDIPVAEGSHLTLTKGTKLRIADFVHGADGLGNQNFPPPKGKPIEESAVAFLVRQAKLNPGKVTVVALGPLTNIALAVQMDPEFAKNIAQIVILGGAFAVNGNVNPAAEANIFGDPDAADVVFTSGADILAVGINVTHQVILTSSDREILANSNGKYAQYLHKILDVYFSYHLESYNTKGVYLHDPTVVLAAVDPSLVTCIEGVVRVQTSGITRGLTVLFNKQKRFGEIHEWSNKPTVKVAVTVDAPRVMKLVMDRLLDS, encoded by the exons ATGGCACCTGATATGGAACCAAAGAAGATCATAATTGATACCGACCCTGGCATCG ATGATGCCATGGCAATATTCGTTGCTCTAAATTCACCAGAGGTTGAAGTTATTGGACTCACAACCATCTATGGAAATGTTTACACCACTCTGGCAACCAGAAATGCCTTGCATTTG TTGGAGGTTGCTGGAAGGACAGATATACCCGTGGCAGAAGGATCACATCTGACATTAACT aaaggaacaaaacttcGTATTGCAGATTTTGTCCATGGTGCAGATGGGCTTGGCAACCAAAATTTTCCTCCACCAAAGGGGAAGCCCATTGAAGAGTCAGCTGTTGCTTTTTTGGTTCGTCAAGCAAAACTTAATCCTGGGAAAGTCACTGTGGTGGCATTGGGCCCGCTTACAAATATTGCTTTG GCTGTACAGATGGATCCAGAATTTGCAAAGAACATTGCCCAGATTGTTATTCTTGGAGGAGCTTTTGCAGTAAATGGCAATGTGAATCCAGCAGCCGAAGCCAAT ATATTTGGTGATCCAGATGCTGCAGATGTTGTATTTACAAGTGGGGCAGATATACTTGCAGTTGGGATAAATGTTACCCATCAAGTTATACTGACAA GTTCTGATCGAGAAATTTTGGCAAattcaaatggaaaatatgctcAATACCTGCACAAAATCTTAGATGTATATTTCTCTTACCATCTGGAGTCATACAATACCAAAG GGGTTTATCTTCATGATCCAACTGTGGTTCTTGCAGCTGTTGATCCTTCACTTGTAACTTGTATAGAAGGTGTTGTCAGAGTCCAAACGAGTGGCATTACAAGGGGACTCACAGTACTCTTCAACAAACAGAAAAG GTTTGGTGAGATCCATGAATGGTCCAATAAGCCAACAGTAAAGGTAGCTGTGACAGTTGATGCTCCTAGAGTTATGAAACTGGTAATGGATCGCCTTTTGGACTCTTGA